Proteins found in one Kineosporia sp. NBRC 101731 genomic segment:
- the rsmD gene encoding 16S rRNA (guanine(966)-N(2))-methyltransferase RsmD, whose product MTRIIAGSAGGRTLVVPRGDATRPTSDRTREALFGSLDARGLIEGLRVLDLFCGSGALGLEAMSRGASEVILVDSGRPAVDAARQNVSTLKLPGASVVMSPVQKFLDGRPAAPVGLVFADPPYPLTEDELEALLTSLATNGWLAQEATVVVERSRRSPEPRWPEGLHREAHRRYGDTSVWQAVWDPDPPAAV is encoded by the coding sequence GTGACACGCATCATCGCCGGTAGCGCCGGCGGACGTACGCTGGTGGTGCCCAGGGGCGATGCCACCCGTCCCACCAGCGACCGCACGCGCGAGGCACTGTTCGGTTCGCTGGACGCGCGGGGCCTGATCGAGGGCCTGCGGGTACTCGACCTGTTCTGCGGCTCCGGGGCCCTCGGGCTGGAGGCGATGAGCCGGGGCGCCAGCGAGGTGATCCTGGTCGACTCGGGCCGCCCGGCGGTCGACGCCGCCCGGCAGAACGTGTCCACCCTGAAGCTGCCCGGCGCCTCGGTGGTCATGTCGCCGGTACAGAAGTTCCTGGACGGTCGTCCGGCCGCCCCCGTCGGCCTGGTCTTCGCCGACCCGCCCTACCCCCTGACCGAGGACGAGCTGGAAGCCCTCCTGACCTCGCTGGCCACGAACGGCTGGCTGGCGCAGGAGGCCACGGTCGTGGTGGAGCGCAGCCGGCGCTCACCCGAGCCCCGCTGGCCCGAGGGCCTGCACCGGGAGGCCCACCGCCGCTACGGCGACACCTCGGTGTGGCAGGCGGTCTGGGACCCGGACCCGCCGGCGGCCGTCTAG
- the coaD gene encoding pantetheine-phosphate adenylyltransferase: MPVTRRCVCPGSFDPVTNGHLDVIRRAALLFDEVVVAVAGNPAKKSMFRLSERVELIERSLADVPSVTVATVEGGLLVDFCRRVGAVAVVKGLRGGTDFAYELPMALMNRHLSGVETVFLPGEPRFEHVSSSLIKEVAAHGGDVSGLVPDHVLARLLERVGRVGQTENGQPDAAG; this comes from the coding sequence GTGCCCGTGACCCGTCGTTGCGTGTGCCCCGGCAGTTTCGACCCGGTGACCAACGGTCACCTCGATGTGATCCGGCGGGCGGCGTTGCTGTTCGACGAGGTGGTCGTGGCGGTGGCGGGCAACCCGGCCAAGAAGTCGATGTTCCGGCTGTCCGAGCGGGTGGAGCTGATCGAGCGGAGCCTGGCCGATGTGCCGAGTGTGACGGTCGCGACGGTGGAGGGTGGCCTGCTGGTCGATTTCTGCCGCCGGGTGGGGGCCGTGGCCGTGGTGAAGGGACTGCGGGGCGGAACGGATTTCGCCTACGAACTCCCGATGGCCCTGATGAACCGCCACCTGAGTGGTGTCGAGACCGTCTTTTTGCCAGGAGAGCCCCGGTTCGAGCACGTTTCGAGTAGTTTGATCAAAGAGGTTGCGGCGCATGGTGGTGACGTGTCCGGACTTGTCCCGGACCATGTCCTGGCGCGCCTCCTGGAACGAGTCGGACGGGTTGGTCAGACTGAAAACGGTCAGCCCGATGCGGCCGGTTAA
- a CDS encoding YceD family protein — protein sequence MRKVQRTVPAPAELGTEVIGIPEGTNVELDLRLEAVMEGVLVSGTVSAEAVGECIRCLEEVRLGLNVQIAELFSYPENRVAEDQDDDRQEVEDDLINLEPALRDAVVSELPFQPVCREDCPGLCSECGVRLADDPDHSHEVADPRWAALQGILTDGVSSKDSGSPTVGVADEPKES from the coding sequence ATGCGGAAGGTGCAGCGGACAGTCCCGGCCCCGGCCGAGCTGGGCACCGAGGTGATCGGCATCCCCGAGGGCACCAATGTCGAGCTGGATCTCCGGCTCGAAGCGGTGATGGAGGGCGTGCTGGTCAGCGGCACGGTCTCGGCCGAGGCGGTGGGTGAGTGCATCCGCTGCCTGGAAGAGGTCCGGCTGGGTCTGAACGTCCAGATCGCCGAGCTGTTCAGCTACCCGGAGAACCGGGTCGCCGAAGACCAGGACGACGACCGGCAGGAAGTCGAGGACGACTTGATCAACCTCGAGCCCGCCCTGCGCGACGCGGTGGTTTCCGAACTGCCGTTCCAGCCGGTCTGCCGGGAAGACTGCCCGGGTCTGTGCTCCGAATGCGGAGTGCGGCTCGCAGACGACCCGGACCACAGTCACGAGGTGGCCGACCCCCGGTGGGCGGCACTTCAGGGCATCCTGACCGACGGGGTGTCATCGAAAGATTCCGGATCGCCCACAGTGGGCGTTGCGGACGAACCGAAGGAGAGCTGA
- the rpmF gene encoding 50S ribosomal protein L32, whose translation MAVPKRKMSRSNTRSRRAQWKATPTALTATTSGGTTTYSRPHQAQVVTDSAGTPLYLEYKGRKVKDL comes from the coding sequence GTGGCCGTTCCGAAGCGGAAGATGTCCCGCAGCAACACGCGGTCTCGCCGGGCGCAGTGGAAGGCGACGCCGACGGCGCTCACCGCCACGACGTCGGGTGGCACCACCACCTACTCCCGGCCGCACCAGGCGCAGGTCGTCACCGACTCCGCCGGCACCCCGCTGTACCTCGAGTACAAGGGTCGCAAGGTCAAGGACCTCTGA
- the rnc gene encoding ribonuclease III — MSDASPAVLDAEALAKHDKLVEVLGVQVSHGLLFKALTHRSYAYENGGLPTNERLEFLGDSVLGLVVTSALYRSHPTLPEGQLAKLRAAVVNMRALAGVGRRLGLGEYLMLGRGEEASGGRDKSSILADTVEALIGAVYLESGTEIATELVHRLVDPLLETSAELGAGLDWKTSLQELTATEGLGVPEYAVTEEGPDHAKLFHAAALVQNTPRGEGSGRSKKEAEQEAAAAAFGRLTADRAAKAAEETAENPPAGG, encoded by the coding sequence CTGTCTGACGCATCACCCGCGGTCCTGGATGCCGAGGCGCTCGCCAAGCACGACAAGCTTGTCGAGGTCCTCGGTGTCCAGGTCAGTCACGGGCTGCTCTTCAAAGCACTGACCCATCGCTCGTACGCGTACGAGAACGGTGGTCTGCCGACGAACGAGCGGCTCGAGTTCCTGGGCGATTCCGTCCTGGGTCTGGTCGTCACCTCGGCGCTCTACCGCAGTCATCCCACGCTGCCCGAGGGGCAGCTGGCCAAGCTGCGTGCCGCTGTGGTGAACATGCGCGCGCTGGCCGGCGTCGGCCGTCGCCTCGGTCTCGGCGAGTACCTGATGCTCGGCCGGGGTGAAGAGGCGAGCGGTGGTCGCGACAAGTCGTCGATCCTCGCGGACACCGTCGAGGCACTGATCGGTGCCGTCTACCTGGAGTCCGGTACGGAGATCGCCACCGAGCTGGTGCATCGTCTGGTCGACCCGCTGCTCGAGACGAGCGCGGAACTGGGCGCCGGTCTCGACTGGAAGACCAGTCTTCAGGAGCTCACCGCCACGGAGGGTCTCGGGGTGCCGGAGTACGCGGTCACCGAGGAAGGCCCCGACCACGCGAAGCTCTTCCACGCCGCGGCCCTGGTGCAGAACACACCGCGGGGCGAAGGAAGCGGCCGGAGCAAGAAAGAGGCCGAGCAGGAGGCTGCCGCGGCCGCGTTCGGCCGGCTGACCGCCGACCGTGCCGCCAAGGCTGCCGAAGAGACGGCCGAGAACCCGCCCGCCGGAGGCTGA
- a CDS encoding Fpg/Nei family DNA glycosylase, whose product MPELPEVEVVRRGLARWVIGTTIDEVEVLHPRPVRRHEAGIDDFVSRLNGVTVLDVVRRGKFLWLSLDSGEALLAHLGMSGQLLLEAPDAPDEKHLRVRLGLRGGTGRELRFVDQRMFGGLAVVDLVKTPDGGPGGLGGVPAQDAAVPLGLPGEPVGEGPVEGEYAAGEALIPVPVAHIARDALDPRLDVDLLAARLRRRETGLKRALLDQTLISGIGNIYADEALWRAKLHYARATETLNRPTLNRVLAAAQDVMREALAQGGTSFDSLYVDVNGQSGYFERGLDAYGREGEACHRCGSQMRRETFMNRSSFFCPKCQPKPRSGRF is encoded by the coding sequence GTGCCGGAACTGCCCGAGGTCGAGGTGGTACGGCGCGGTCTGGCCCGCTGGGTCATCGGCACCACGATCGACGAGGTCGAGGTGCTGCACCCGCGCCCGGTGCGCCGTCACGAGGCCGGGATCGACGACTTCGTCTCCCGGCTGAACGGCGTCACCGTGCTCGACGTGGTGCGGCGGGGCAAGTTCCTCTGGCTGAGCCTGGACTCCGGTGAAGCCCTGCTCGCCCACCTCGGGATGAGCGGCCAGTTGCTGCTCGAGGCGCCCGACGCCCCCGACGAGAAGCACCTACGGGTGCGGCTCGGACTGCGGGGCGGCACCGGTCGCGAGTTGCGGTTCGTGGACCAGCGGATGTTCGGCGGCCTGGCCGTGGTCGACCTGGTGAAGACTCCCGACGGTGGGCCCGGTGGTCTGGGCGGTGTTCCCGCGCAGGACGCCGCGGTGCCGCTCGGGTTGCCCGGGGAACCCGTGGGAGAGGGTCCGGTAGAGGGCGAGTATGCGGCCGGCGAGGCCCTGATCCCGGTGCCCGTGGCGCATATCGCCCGCGATGCGCTGGATCCCCGGCTCGATGTCGACCTGCTCGCCGCCCGCCTGCGCCGCCGCGAGACCGGCCTGAAACGTGCCCTTCTCGACCAGACGCTGATCTCGGGCATCGGCAACATCTATGCCGACGAGGCGCTGTGGCGGGCCAAGCTGCACTACGCCCGGGCCACCGAGACGCTGAACCGGCCCACCCTGAACCGGGTTCTGGCCGCCGCGCAGGACGTGATGCGCGAGGCCCTGGCCCAGGGCGGCACCAGCTTCGACAGTCTCTACGTCGATGTGAACGGTCAGAGTGGTTATTTCGAGCGGGGTCTGGACGCGTACGGGCGTGAGGGCGAGGCCTGTCACCGCTGCGGCAGTCAGATGCGGCGCGAGACCTTCATGAACCGGTCGTCGTTCTTCTGCCCGAAGTGTCAGCCGAAACCTCGCAGCGGCCGCTTCTAG